The following coding sequences lie in one Arachis hypogaea cultivar Tifrunner chromosome 9, arahy.Tifrunner.gnm2.J5K5, whole genome shotgun sequence genomic window:
- the LOC112709245 gene encoding uncharacterized mitochondrial protein AtMg00860-like, with the protein MVKEHEEHLRIMLQILKKRKLYAKLSKCEIWKEEVKFLCHVVSKSGIAVDPSKEEAVMEWERPMTVMEVRSFLGWVGYYQRFIEGFFRIALPMTKLTRKEVPFVWTSECEENFQTLK; encoded by the coding sequence ATGGTGAAAGAGCATGAGGAACACTTGAGAATTATGTTGCAAATCTTAAAGAAGCGGAAATTGTATGCTAAGTTGTCCAAGTGTGAAATCTGGAAAGAGGAAGTAAAGTTCCTatgtcacgtggtgagtaaaagTGGAATAGCGGTGGATCCTTCAAAAGAGGAGGCGGTaatggaatgggaaagaccaaTGACGGTGATGGaagttagaagtttcttgggctgGGTCGGATATTACCAGAGATTTATTGAAGGATTTTTCCGGATTGCACTACCAATGACGAAGTTGACAAGGAAAGAGGTGCCGTTTGTGTGGACGTCAGAGTGTGAAGAGAATTTTCAGACCTTGAAATAA